The nucleotide window AGCGCCCAGCAGGAGAAAGCCTTGAGTGCCAGCAGAACCTTGACGTCGGCTTCTTCTCCCACCTTGGCAAGAATGCTCAGATTGCGGCGGACGGCCGCCTTGTCGATCACAAAGCAGGGGGAAGGAACGCGCGAAAGATCAAAGGTCGCGAAAGCGCCGGCATCACCTGCCTGCGTTTCCATAACTGGCGCATCGGTCATTTCGGTTTTTTCTCCATTCGAGAACTGGCCCTTGCGGGCAAAGACAACTGAGCCCGGCAGGGCCGGGCTCGAAGGATTGATCGGGACCTAGAAGTCGAGCGGCTTGTCCAGGTCGTGCACTTCCCATGGAAGGCCGTGTTTGTTGAGCATATCCATGAATGGATCCGGATCAAGCTGTTCCATGTTGAATACGCCCTTGCCAGACCATTTGCCGGTGAGCATCAGGGCTGCACCGATCATGGCAGGCACGCCGGTGGTGTAGGAAATGGCCTGAGAGCCAACCTCGGCATAGCATTCCTCATGGTCGCAGATGTTGTAGACATAGACCGTCTTGGCCTTGCCGTCCTTCTCGCCGGTCATGATGTTGCCGATGCAGGTCTTGCCCTTGGTGGTCTTGCCCAGATCGCCCGGGTTCGGCAGAACAGCCTTGAGGAACTGCAGCGGAATGATTTCCTTGCCTTCATAGATGACCGGATCAATGCGGGTCATGCCGACATTCTGCAACACTTCCAGATGCTTGATATAGGCATCGCCGAAGGTCATCCAGAAGCGGGCGCGCTTGATTTCCGGCAGGTGCTTCACAAGGCTTTCGAGTTCCTCGTGATACATCTGGTACATGTTCTTTTCGCCAACGGCCGGGAAGTCGAAGACCTGCTTGTTGCCCATGGCCGGGGTGGTGACCCAGTCGCCGTTTTCCCAGTGATGGACCGGTGCGGTCACTTCGCGGATGTTGATTTCCGGGTTGAAGTTGGTGGCGAAATGCTGGCCATGGTCGCCGCCGTTGCAATCGAGAATGTCGAGATACTCGATTGTGTCGAGCAGATGCTTCTTGGCATAGGCGGTGTAGACGTTGGTAACGCCCGGATCGAAGCCGGAGCCGAGCAGGGCCATCAGGCCGGCTTCCTCGAAGCGCTGCTGATAGGCCCACTGCCAGCTGTATTCGAATTTGGCAACGTCGCGCGGCTCGTAGTTGGCCGTATCGAGATAGTTGACGCCGGATTTCAGGCAGGCGTCCATGATGTTGAGGTCCTGATAGGGCAGGGCCACGTTGACCACGAGGCTGACACCCAGCTTGTCGATGAGGGCAGAGAGTGCATCCACATCATCGGCATCGACCTCGGCGGTGTTGATGGTAACTCCGGTGCGTTCCTTCACGGAAGCAGCGATCTCGTCGCATTTGAAAATGCGGCGGGACGCCAGCGTGATGTCACCGAAGATCTCGGAAAGCTGCGCCATTTTATGGATCACAACGGAGCCGACGCCACCTGCGCCGATAACCAGAACCTTGTTCATGTGTTCTTTCCTTCTTCTGAAAGGGCTGAGCGGAATGCCTCTCCGCTCCTGAATAAAGACTGTTGCCTTCCCGGGCGGAAGGCTTGTTCAATAACGTCAATGCCAGATCTGTGTTGTGTTCTTGCGGCGGTGTTCGTCTCAACCGAATCCGCTTTTTGCAGACCATAACAAAGATGATCGGGTGAGGGCACCCATTGCAGGCGAAAGGATGACGCCGGATTGACCCCGGCGTCATGCCGATGTCATCAGCTCTGATGTTCGAAATAGGTGTAGCCGTTCATGCTTTCCTTGAAGGCGCTCATGATGGCCTTGCGCTCCTTCACTGTCAGCTTCTTGTCGGAAACCGCTTTCTCCACCATCTGCTTGAAGCTGTTGGAGAGCGCAATCGGATTGTATTCCACATAGCTCAGCACTTCAGAAATGGTGTCCCCTTCCACTTCGTGGATGAGGTTGAAGTCGCCGTCCGGCTTGATCTCGATGGTCGCGACGTTGGTGTCGCCAAACAGGTTGTGCAGGTCGCCCAGCGTTTCCTGATAGGCCCCGACAAAGAACACGGCCATGCAATAGTGCTCGTCTTCAGCTAGCTTGTGCACGGGCAGCGACTGGGAAATGCCGTCTGCCAACACGAACTGGTCGACCTTGCCATCGCTGTCGCAGGTGATGTCGCTGAGGATGGCCCGATGGGTCGGGGTCTCGTTGAGGCGCTGGATCGGAATGATCGGGTGCAGCTGATCAATGGCCCATACGTCCGGCAGTGACTGGAACAGCGAGAAGTTGGCGTGGTAGATGTCGGCAGCCGACTCCAGCGCCGAGAGAACGTCGTCCGACACCCATTCGTCCGACTCGGTTGCCTTGCGCATTCTGGCGAGCAGGTTGAGATAGAGCTTCTCTGCCTTGGCCAGATCACGCAGACCAACCTCGCCGCGTCCGAAGTTGCGGCGCACCTCATCGCGATAGAAGGTCACGTCGTTGAGGCATTCCTGCAGACGGCTCGGGGTCAGATAGCTCTGAACGTCACGCATGTCGCGGATGGAGCGGTTGTCGTCCTCTGTGACCTCGACCGAGGTGTCTTCCTCATAGTGAGTGACATCGATGATATTGAACAGTAGCATCGAGCTGTAGGCAACGGTTGCGCGGCCGCTTTCCGTCACGATGATCGGGTGCTTCTGACCGGCGTCATCCATCGTGTTCATCACGGCCTCGACGATGCTGTAGCAATATTCGTCGGTGGAGTAGTTGATGGAGTTTTCGGTCGACTTGTGCTCGCCGGTATAGTCGATGCCAAGGCCGCCGCCCAGATCGATATAGCTGAGCGGCGCGCCTTCCTTGCGCAGTTCGACAAAGAAGCGGCATGCCTCGGCGGCAGACCGGCGCACGTCGAGGATGTCCGGAACCTGGCTGCCCAGATGGAAATGCTGCAGCTGCAGGCAGTCCAGATAGCCTTCTTCCTTCAAGCGGTCGATCACATGCAGCACGTCCGGCGAGGACAGGCCAAAGGCCGATCGGTCGCCCGAGGAGGATGCCCAGTTGCCGGTGACGCGGTTGTTGAGCTTGATGCGGATACCCAGCAGCGGACGGATCTTCAGTTTCTTGGATTCTTCCAGCACGAGTTCAAGCTCGGATTTGCTTTCCAGAACAATGATCGTGTTGAAGCCGAGCTTGCGCGACAAAAGGGCAAGGTTGATGAACTCGCTGTCCTTGATGCCGTTGCAGATCAGCAGTGCTTCCTTGGAAAGGTGCTGGCCAAGGGCGATGATCAGCTCCGGCTTGGAACCGACCTCGAGGCCGAAATTGTGGGGTGCACCATATTCGACGATCTTCTCGATCACGTGGGCCTGCTGGTTCACCTTGATCGGGAATACGCCGCGATAGCAGGCCTGATACTTCAGTTCCTTCATCGCATTTGCAAAACTGGTATTGATACGGTCGATCTGGCTTTTCAGGCTGTTGGCAACGCGCAGAAGAATAGGCGACGCAATGCCGCGCTCTTCCAGCGAATGCAAGATGGACGTCAGGTCGGTGGTTGTCGACCCTGTGTCGTGTTGCGTGATGAGACCGATGTTGCCGTTTTCCAGCACTTTGAAACGATCATTACCCCAGCGTTCAATGCCATAGATTGCACAAGGAGCTTCTTGTTCCGTGTCGCTCAATCGCCTGTCCTCTTGATGAAAAAACAGCCCGCTTTCGGGCCTCTATCCGTGTCGTGCCAACACTGCACTTGGTTGCCTGCATATGGCCGAAAGCCTAGGGTAGTGCAAGTGAAATTTGGAATATAACACATATCATATCTTGCGCGGCTGTACAGTGTTTCCGATTTGTCGGCAAGGCGCGACGCTTCACGCTGCTCAGTCCGGCATTCATGGAGGTATTCAGACCCCAAAAACCAAAGACCATAGAACAGCCTGCGTATGATTATGAGATAATTGAAACTGTTTCATGAAAGCCCCAATGGGATGCTGGCGCTG belongs to uncultured Cohaesibacter sp. and includes:
- a CDS encoding saccharopine dehydrogenase family protein, translating into MNKVLVIGAGGVGSVVIHKMAQLSEIFGDITLASRRIFKCDEIAASVKERTGVTINTAEVDADDVDALSALIDKLGVSLVVNVALPYQDLNIMDACLKSGVNYLDTANYEPRDVAKFEYSWQWAYQQRFEEAGLMALLGSGFDPGVTNVYTAYAKKHLLDTIEYLDILDCNGGDHGQHFATNFNPEINIREVTAPVHHWENGDWVTTPAMGNKQVFDFPAVGEKNMYQMYHEELESLVKHLPEIKRARFWMTFGDAYIKHLEVLQNVGMTRIDPVIYEGKEIIPLQFLKAVLPNPGDLGKTTKGKTCIGNIMTGEKDGKAKTVYVYNICDHEECYAEVGSQAISYTTGVPAMIGAALMLTGKWSGKGVFNMEQLDPDPFMDMLNKHGLPWEVHDLDKPLDF
- the speA gene encoding biosynthetic arginine decarboxylase, which codes for MSDTEQEAPCAIYGIERWGNDRFKVLENGNIGLITQHDTGSTTTDLTSILHSLEERGIASPILLRVANSLKSQIDRINTSFANAMKELKYQACYRGVFPIKVNQQAHVIEKIVEYGAPHNFGLEVGSKPELIIALGQHLSKEALLICNGIKDSEFINLALLSRKLGFNTIIVLESKSELELVLEESKKLKIRPLLGIRIKLNNRVTGNWASSSGDRSAFGLSSPDVLHVIDRLKEEGYLDCLQLQHFHLGSQVPDILDVRRSAAEACRFFVELRKEGAPLSYIDLGGGLGIDYTGEHKSTENSINYSTDEYCYSIVEAVMNTMDDAGQKHPIIVTESGRATVAYSSMLLFNIIDVTHYEEDTSVEVTEDDNRSIRDMRDVQSYLTPSRLQECLNDVTFYRDEVRRNFGRGEVGLRDLAKAEKLYLNLLARMRKATESDEWVSDDVLSALESAADIYHANFSLFQSLPDVWAIDQLHPIIPIQRLNETPTHRAILSDITCDSDGKVDQFVLADGISQSLPVHKLAEDEHYCMAVFFVGAYQETLGDLHNLFGDTNVATIEIKPDGDFNLIHEVEGDTISEVLSYVEYNPIALSNSFKQMVEKAVSDKKLTVKERKAIMSAFKESMNGYTYFEHQS